The DNA region CATGCCTTCAAGTAGAGAAAACTAAGTTGTACGGAGGCACTTATAGCACACGCATACTGCAAAAACCTCAAGATTCAATACTCAAGCATTTAAGAAATTCTTGATATCACACCAAAATAGCACCATAATGTGATGCCGTGAAATTACGGAATGAGCATTCTTTGGAAAACCTCAACACGCAGTGCTCAGATCATTTAATGTGATTTTAACATCACCAACGGAAATAGCACCATATTGTGCAATGAATTAACAGGAACAGAAAACCAGGTAGGTTAAATTACCTCTCTCCCCGTATCTCGATCTCACGCTTCCTTTTCAGATCAGCCTTTCTAGCCTCGAACTCTTCTCTGCTCATGATTGGTGGGCCAGCATTAAATCCCATCCCAAACTCTGCTGCAAGATCCCTAAAATTTGGTGGTCATTTTTAAACCAGTCAGGTGATCCAAATCTCGCAGGAGCTGACAcatatagatacatgaacatgaaaGTAATTAAACTACAACATCAGAACCAGACTGAATATCCATTTCCAAAAACTGCGAGAAGGGGTTAGGACCCCCAAAACATGTGTAAACGCTTGATCAGAGATTAAGAGAGAAATTCAGGATAAAAGGCAACACAAATTATACCTCTGCATTGGAGGACCAAAAGGCAACATAAAACCTTGTCCGCCAAATGGATCTTGTGGTAATACAGGAGGGACAAATGGAACATCTAGAGGACCAAACCCATAAGGATTGTACGGCATGGCACCATGATAAGGGGCTGCAAACCCATCTAGTCCAGGTTGCATGCCTGTCCAATAAGGATTATACGCAGAAGGACCCATGGACATCATATAATTCTCAGCAGCAAGATGATCTTGAGCAGCTCTCCACTGCATCTCCGCAGCAGCAGCTGCAAGGGCATCAAGTAAATCAGGAAACAGATCCATCAAGATTGCAGACATAATAATCGAAGCTCTATTCCAAAAAATAACTAACAGATTTATCAACTCGTGCACAAGAGGAAGGGAAATGTGCATACGGTTCAATGGCAGGcgtgctttcttcttcttctttttctttgctgaaaaaataaaaaatagaaatagaTGAGAACTAATCCAAGGGATATAAGAAACCAAGAATCTCCTCTAAGCTGCTCGGTAAGATACAACCAAAGACTTACGAAGCCAAAAATGTGAACAACAGAGCATCATTACCTGCCTCCGCAGCTACATGCTTTTGTTGAACTTCTTCATCAGCCAATGGAGCACTTCCCTGGGATGCAGGTTCTTTAACACTAACTGACTCATGTGTGGCTTCAGAAACATCTGCAACCTTAGAAATCCTGCCTCTCTCCACCATTTGCTGTGGTGCACTgccatttttaccctcctcagcAATCTCCTGGACTTTAGAAGAAGTTTCCTCCTTAtgaggaggaggtggtggtaaCAGCTCTCCCCTTGAAGCTGCAGATTGTGAAGGAGATGGAATCTTAGGTGGGAGATTGCGTGCTGACTCCATATCTGGAACATGTGATAACAAAGACAAGACGTAAGCCAtttaaaaatcaaaatgataatgGACTTGAGCGAGAGAACAGTTCAGAGAGTTAAAACCAGTACCAACCTTGAACTTGAAGAGCACTACCCCCATGCTCTGCACTGCTATTATTTGATTCCAGTATTCTATTTATTGTATCCCGCAAAGTCTTGTTAGGCAACAGGTCATCAGCAAGTATACTTGTGGCCCCACAGATGCACATTGACTTTGAGATGATATAATCCCTTATGCCTGAGGATAACCCTTGAGATCaattcaaaattcaagaatatagggcACACTAAATTGAACAGAGAACTCCTTTAATTCATCGTAGAAGCAACAACACTAGCTTCATATTAAACAGCAAGCTGACATTTATAGCAAAAACTCTTTAAACAACACTATGCTCAAATTAAACAGCAAGCTCCTTACATTTATCGCAGAAACTCGTAAAACAACACTTGCTTGTTAGCACCGCATCTTTCATTACTTCTTTACACAAGGGACAATGAAGTTCTGGTGGAAGATCACCGACGGAACGTATAGAAGGCATCCCTTCAACTTCTCTATCAAAAGCAGCCCTACAACAAGTGGCCAGTCATACGCATTCTTGTTACAAGCAAGCATTCAACAATACCAACATGACAGGAAATCTTACTCATTGGGCTTTAAAACTGCAACAGCACCACTTGGTAAAGCATATGAACCATCTGGGGTTGCCATTAACATGGACTTTGGAATGCCAGTTGGAGGTTTCACTTTCTTGATGTCATAATTTGGGTCACCATTTGTTGGGCAGTGCTGGATGAAATGCCCTGAAACAATTTGTCATAATCGGTTCACACCGAGTCAACTAACACATTGACTATGCTAATCACAGACTTCTAAGACAACGACCAGAAGATGGATGAAACATAAGAAACATACCCGGCACCTTACAACGATGGCATACATAGCCCGGTGGTGGTGTTTTCCGTTCCAATCCACCCCAACCTGAAAAATTGGAAGAGTAGCATCCAGTTTGAGAGCTCAAACATGAAAATATGACAGCCAACAAATTCAATCACAATCAGTAATTCATCTTAGCAGTAGCAACATGAAAATTCAATACTCCTACATACTTATGACAATTATTCAACCAGGATGGCAAGTCATAAGAACTTAACCACaaggtttttaaaaaatttcaaccTACAATTTCACAATTGACTTGATGAGTttttttgtcattaaatttcagaaaagaacGAAATGAAGGCAGGTGTACTGAGATGGACTTAAATGGACCAACTTGGAtggtgaggattcatatagccgccCCCAATTAGCTTGAGATTGAGATCGTAGTAGTTCTTATAAAATAACAGCATGAAAAGACCGATATTTCAAGTGAGCATACGCAAAAATAGACAAAGCTCTTCAACCCGATAAAGATGGGAAGATTCATAGTAGATCAACAGGACAAGAAAAAAGGCGTATTACCAAAGCCTCGTCCACCACGTCCACCCATCATTCTTCCACCTGGACCTCGTCCATAACCTCTACCAGCACCAAAGCCATCAGAGGGTTGACTGCATCAACTTAAAGATCATCAgaacctttttattttatttttttggataaTGGTAACAATTTTATATATAAGGGGAGAACTACACAAGTTGTGAAGTCTCCATTTCAAACCAGTGTCATTCCAAATTAGAGAAAAAGGAACAGGTAATGCAATAATCACACTCTCCAGAGtgcatttacatttttttttttttttaaaaggaggCTTTCCCACCTCTGCCAATCCAAAGCTGGAGTGTCAATTAAAGCTTTGATCTTACTCTCCTCATCAGCTTTGCTTGGAGGAGGAGCATCCTGCACTTGGTTGCTTGACTGAACTGGCATTGCTTCAGGAATAGCATACAAATCATTCCCAAATTCATCCCAATCTAGATCTTCAGGCTACACAATGAACATGAATAtatcaatatgcttaagactacAAGTTGTCATTACTAAAAACACCAAGATTCTCCTACAGCATAGTGCTATGGACGCTTACATATTTGGTGGCAGATGACACCCCTCCCAGATAACTACTTTTTACTGTTTGAGCCTCCTCAGATTGGTATTCTACTTGGGGCCTGCAGAAAGGACATTTCGGTCATATTAAAATAGCTATTATGGCAATGCCCAAAAGACTGAAAGCAGTATAAGGACCTATGATTAACACCACTTCCACCTTGTGCAGAAGAGGGGAGGGACAAACTATGAACACCATATTCGACACAATGCAAATGACAGCATCAGCATTCTCATCGATTCTCCCCTATACCCCATCCCCTTTCAACCACCTTCCACACATTGCAAAGGTCTATACCCACCACCTTTCAACAACCTTCCAAGGgaaggaaaacaacaacaacaacaactatgcctcagTCCCAAAGAAGTTGGGGTCGGTCTTCCCTGGGAAAGGAAAAAACCATGAAAAAGGATCTTGAGATTTAGTAAACTACCCATAACACCCCATCACCAGCTCCAACAAAAGAGATACCTGCGCAATTCTTAGGTACCAACCCAGGTCAACTGTCTTTCTTCCAcagattttgaagttttaaagataAAGCAATCTAAATAACAGATGAGAATCAAAAGGATCAAGACAATACTCGTCTGGTTCTGCTACAGGTGCAGTTACTATGGGCATGCGAGGTCGTCCAGGAACACGACGAATCAAAACACTAGTATTTTTGGGGATCAAGGTGTCCTCATCAAGATATTCTGaaattgcaaaaagaaaaacacaaagcACATAAAGCCCTGTAGAGTCCACAATACATATGAATGGAAATACAAGTTATGCATTCAATTCCAAATGGCATGATCCGCCATTAAAGCCCCTTAGTCTAAACAAACTATTTGTCAAGCACTGCAGTTCCTCACGGAGGATCAACTTGACCCTGAGTTTTGCAATGTGACATAAACCTTGAGTGAAATAGGCTCCTTACATAATTTCTTTTGTCTCAGGTAGCACAATACATAGTTGTATCGTTTAAAGCTACTCAAAGACTATTATGGAAAAACCAAATCTCAAGGTAAATGCTATACTGGACAGTGTGCCACCAGCTTATTGTTATGAGCCCTAACATTAGAACAAGTTATTTATTATAGAAattaatgttattgataaatagcAGTACAAAGGGAGAACTGAAAAAGTACAAAAAAGAAGCTGGACttgtacaaaaattatacaaaggAAAACTCAAACAAGTCCAGAAACTCAGCAGTGCTGAATACAGGATTTCCTCTATGCAAACTTTAAAAAGACCACTCTCCCTTTAAATCAAAATAGAGATTGCCCTATAATTATGTAAAACAAATCCACTAAGATAAGATGACTGAAATTGTATATCCCCCCTAGAGAATGAAAAATTGAAATCAGACATTTTTACAATGTatatgttcttgaaagagtttatGCTGTCATCTTTccgaaaattaaattaaaatcacTGTAATCATTTTTTACTTAATAAAAGCcacttttttcttttgaaaaaatgtTTGAATATAAGCAGCACATTCCAAATGCTAGAGAAACTAAATATATTGATAGACCCCAAATCAATGTCACACAATAGCTTGGGCAATATGACTAGGAATGCAACTAGGGAATGCACGAAAATGACGACTCAATTGGAAGCTAACGAACCTTCGTTAGTCTGGGCGTTGGTGACAACGAGGTCAAAATCTGTACCCCTGCCTAGATGCTtggattcaaatattttttctttcaagTTCCCAACAGTAATAAAGTGACCGTCAATTGCTATTGAATCGTAATCTTTTGCACTTTTAAACTTAAAATAAACTGCCATGACTCTCTTTTTTCCTTAAAATTCCTTTTTTTCCTCAAACaaatcaataacaacaacaacaaaaaggccaaaatcaaaaaaattataATAGGCCTGATATTGAACTCAAATAAAACTgatatataaagtacaaaaaaacTAAAacagctcttttttttctctcacaACTTCTCTTCAATAACTCAAGATAAAATCAGTCAAACCAAATTCCTTCAACAGATCAGTTGAACATCCTGACCGTGACGAAATTAATCCTCAAAGCTTCACTCAGCAGCAATAGTTTAGGGCTTGTTAACAAAAATTTAATAAAACGCTGCTACGCTACTCCTTCGACTGCGACGATCTCGATCGGATCTATCAATTAGCACAAAAATCGGCTTCTCTTGCACCCTGGACGTCTCTCTTAGCTGATGCTGAGCTGTAAACCGCCGGCTTATTTCGGATCGACTGAATT from Nicotiana tabacum cultivar K326 chromosome 24, ASM71507v2, whole genome shotgun sequence includes:
- the LOC107761502 gene encoding E3 ubiquitin ligase PARAQUAT TOLERANCE 3 isoform X6; this encodes MPIVTAPVAEPDEPQVEYQSEEAQTVKSSYLGGVSSATKYPEDLDWDEFGNDLYAIPEAMPVQSSNQVQDAPPPSKADEESKIKALIDTPALDWQSQPSDGFGAGRGYGRGPGGRMMGGRGGRGFGWGGLERKTPPPGYVCHRCKVPGHFIQHCPTNGDPNYDIKKVKPPTGIPKSMLMATPDGSYALPSGAVAVLKPNEAAFDREVEGMPSIRSVGDLPPELHCPLCKEVMKDAVLTSKCCFTSFCDKCIRDYIISKSMCICGATSILADDLLPNKTLRDTINRILESNNSSAEHGGSALQVQDMESARNLPPKIPSPSQSAASRGELLPPPPPHKEETSSKVQEIAEEGKNGSAPQQMVERGRISKVADVSEATHESVSVKEPASQGSAPLADEEVQQKHVAAEAAKKKKKKKARLPLNPAAAEMQWRAAQDHLAAENYMMSMGPSAYNPYWTGMQPGLDGFAAPYHGAMPYNPYGFGPLDVPFVPPVLPQDPFGGQGFMLPFGPPMQRDLAAEFGMGFNAGPPIMSREEFEARKADLKRKREIEIRGEREFPKDREHAREVGSGADGPPVKSKSKAIPPQSSSGRPRRPERPSPDLDHHRRPERPSPDLDHHRRPERPSPELDHRRRPERPSPDLDYHRRPERPSPDRRSRDPELPRPLSKRKYEDYDDHHHEDRHRRDHHEDRHHREYAHRSSSSHHRSESSASVKPSSTGPSEPPVVAPLKSMDKKKASVFSRISFPAEDAPAASKKRKVSSSSEVPVSSSASHRGTTSNGYHEEYKAATGSRKSAAASMDYESSDDDRHFKRRPSRYEPSPPPASVQWEEEKQEGPPPRHSKGSRERGLR
- the LOC107761502 gene encoding E3 ubiquitin ligase PARAQUAT TOLERANCE 3 isoform X2; amino-acid sequence: MAVYFKFKSAKDYDSIAIDGHFITVGNLKEKIFESKHLGRGTDFDLVVTNAQTNEEYLDEDTLIPKNTSVLIRRVPGRPRMPIVTAPVAEPDEPQVEYQSEEAQTVKSSYLGGVSSATKYPEDLDWDEFGNDLYAIPEAMPVQSSNQVQDAPPPSKADEESKIKALIDTPALDWQSQPSDGFGAGRGYGRGPGGRMMGGRGGRGFGWGGLERKTPPPGYVCHRCKVPGHFIQHCPTNGDPNYDIKKVKPPTGIPKSMLMATPDGSYALPSGAVAVLKPNEAAFDREVEGMPSIRSVGDLPPELHCPLCKEVMKDAVLTSKCCFTSFCDKCIRDYIISKSMCICGATSILADDLLPNKTLRDTINRILESNNSSAEHGGSALQVQDMESARNLPPKIPSPSQSAASRGELLPPPPPHKEETSSKVQEIAEEGKNGSAPQQMVERGRISKVADVSEATHESVSVKEPASQGSAPLADEEVQQKHVAAEAAKKKKKKKARLPLNPAAAEMQWRAAQDHLAAENYMMSMGPSAYNPYWTGMQPGLDGFAAPYHGAMPYNPYGFGPLDVPFVPPVLPQDPFGGQGFMLPFGPPMQRDLAAEFGMGFNAGPPIMSREEFEARKADLKRKREIEIRGEREFPKDREHAREVGSGADGPPVKSKSKAIPPQSSSGRPRRPERPSPDLDHHRRPERPSPDLDHHRRPERPSPELDHRRRPERPSPDLDYHRRPERPSPDRRSRDPELPRPLSKRKYEDYDDHHHEDRHRRDHHEDRHHREYAHRSSSSHHRSESSASVKPSSTGPSEPPVVAPLKSMDKKKASVFSRISFPAEDAPAASKKRKVSSSSEVPVSSSASHRGTTSNGYHEEYKAATGSRKSAAASMDYESSDDDRHFKRRPSRYEPSPPPASVQWEEEKQEGPPPRHSKGSRERGLR
- the LOC107761502 gene encoding E3 ubiquitin ligase PARAQUAT TOLERANCE 3 isoform X1, encoding MAVYFKFKSAKDYDSIAIDGHFITVGNLKEKIFESKHLGRGTDFDLVVTNAQTNEEYLDEDTLIPKNTSVLIRRVPGRPRMPIVTAPVAEPDEPQVEYQSEEAQTVKSSYLGGVSSATKYPEDLDWDEFGNDLYAIPEAMPVQSSNQVQDAPPPSKADEESKIKALIDTPALDWQSQPSDGFGAGRGYGRGPGGRMMGGRGGRGFGWGGLERKTPPPGYVCHRCKVPGHFIQHCPTNGDPNYDIKKVKPPTGIPKSMLMATPDGSYALPSGAVAVLKPNEAAFDREVEGMPSIRSVGDLPPELHCPLCKEVMKDAVLTSKCCFTSFCDKCIRDYIISKSMCICGATSILADDLLPNKTLRDTINRILESNNSSAEHGGSALQVQDMESARNLPPKIPSPSQSAASRGELLPPPPPHKEETSSKVQEIAEEGKNGSAPQQMVERGRISKVADVSEATHESVSVKEPASQGSAPLADEEVQQKHVAAEAAKKKKKKKARLPLNPAAAEMQWRAAQDHLAAENYMMSMGPSAYNPYWTGMQPGLDGFAAPYHGAMPYNPYGFGPLDVPFVPPVLPQDPFGGQGFMLPFGPPMQRDLAAEFGMGFNAGPPIMSREEFEARKADLKRKREIEIRGESREFPKDREHAREVGSGADGPPVKSKSKAIPPQSSSGRPRRPERPSPDLDHHRRPERPSPDLDHHRRPERPSPELDHRRRPERPSPDLDYHRRPERPSPDRRSRDPELPRPLSKRKYEDYDDHHHEDRHRRDHHEDRHHREYAHRSSSSHHRSESSASVKPSSTGPSEPPVVAPLKSMDKKKASVFSRISFPAEDAPAASKKRKVSSSSEVPVSSSASHRGTTSNGYHEEYKAATGSRKSAAASMDYESSDDDRHFKRRPSRYEPSPPPASVQWEEEKQEGPPPRHSKGSRERGLR
- the LOC107761502 gene encoding E3 ubiquitin ligase PQT3-like isoform X7, with product MPIVTAPVAEPDEPQVEYQSEEAQTVKSSYLGGVSSATKYPEDLDWDEFGNDLYAIPEAMPVQSSNQVQDAPPPSKADEESKIKALIDTPALDWQSQPSDGFGAGRGYGRGPGGRMMGGRGGRGFGWGGLERKTPPPGYVCHRCKVPGHFIQHCPTNGDPNYDIKKVKPPTGIPKSMLMATPDGSYALPSGAVAVLKPNEAAFDREVEGMPSIRSVGDLPPELHCPLCKEVMKDAVLTSKCCFTSFCDKCIRDYIISKSMCICGATSILADDLLPNKTLRDTINRILESNNSSAEHGGSALQVQDMESARNLPPKIPSPSQSAASRGELLPPPPPHKEETSSKVQEIAEEGKNGSAPQQMVERGRISKVADVSEATHESVSVKEPASQGSAPLADEEVQQKHVAAEAAKKKKKKKARLPLNPAAAEMQWRAAQDHLAAENYMMSMGPSAYNPYWTGMQPGLDGFAAPYHGAMPYNPYGFGPLDVPFVPPVLPQDPFGGQGFMLPFGPPMQRDLAAEFGMGFNAGPPIMSREEFEARKADLKRKREIEIRGESREFPKDREHAREVGSGADGPPVKSKSKAIPPQSSSGRPRRPERPSPDLDHHRRPERPSPDLDHHRRPERPSPELDHRRRPERPSPDLDYHRRPERPSPDRRSRDPELPRPLSKRKYEDYDDHHHEDRHRRDHHEDRHHREYAHRSSSSHHRSESSASVKPSSTGPSEPPVVAPLKSMDKKKASVFSRISFPAEDAPAASKKRKVSSSSEVPVSSSASHRGTTSNGYHEEYKAATGSRKSAAASMDYESSDDDRHFKRRPSRLR
- the LOC107761502 gene encoding E3 ubiquitin ligase PQT3-like isoform X8, which translates into the protein MPIVTAPVAEPDEPQVEYQSEEAQTVKSSYLGGVSSATKYPEDLDWDEFGNDLYAIPEAMPVQSSNQVQDAPPPSKADEESKIKALIDTPALDWQSQPSDGFGAGRGYGRGPGGRMMGGRGGRGFGWGGLERKTPPPGYVCHRCKVPGHFIQHCPTNGDPNYDIKKVKPPTGIPKSMLMATPDGSYALPSGAVAVLKPNEAAFDREVEGMPSIRSVGDLPPELHCPLCKEVMKDAVLTSKCCFTSFCDKCIRDYIISKSMCICGATSILADDLLPNKTLRDTINRILESNNSSAEHGGSALQVQDMESARNLPPKIPSPSQSAASRGELLPPPPPHKEETSSKVQEIAEEGKNGSAPQQMVERGRISKVADVSEATHESVSVKEPASQGSAPLADEEVQQKHVAAEAAKKKKKKKARLPLNPAAAEMQWRAAQDHLAAENYMMSMGPSAYNPYWTGMQPGLDGFAAPYHGAMPYNPYGFGPLDVPFVPPVLPQDPFGGQGFMLPFGPPMQRDLAAEFGMGFNAGPPIMSREEFEARKADLKRKREIEIRGEREFPKDREHAREVGSGADGPPVKSKSKAIPPQSSSGRPRRPERPSPDLDHHRRPERPSPDLDHHRRPERPSPELDHRRRPERPSPDLDYHRRPERPSPDRRSRDPELPRPLSKRKYEDYDDHHHEDRHRRDHHEDRHHREYAHRSSSSHHRSESSASVKPSSTGPSEPPVVAPLKSMDKKKASVFSRISFPAEDAPAASKKRKVSSSSEVPVSSSASHRGTTSNGYHEEYKAATGSRKSAAASMDYESSDDDRHFKRRPSRLR
- the LOC107761502 gene encoding E3 ubiquitin ligase PARAQUAT TOLERANCE 3 isoform X4, with product MAVYFKFKSAKDYDSIAIDGHFITVGNLKEKIFESKHLGRGTDFDLVVTNAQTNEEYLDEDTLIPKNTSVLIRRVPGRPRMPIVTAPVAEPDEPQVEYQSEEAQTVKSSYLGGVSSATKYPEDLDWDEFGNDLYAIPEAMPVQSSNQVQDAPPPSKADEESKIKALIDTPALDWQSQPSDGFGAGRGYGRGPGGRMMGGRGGRGFGWGGLERKTPPPGYVCHRCKVPGHFIQHCPTNGDPNYDIKKVKPPTGIPKSMLMATPDGSYALPSGAVAVLKPNEAAFDREVEGMPSIRSVGDLPPELHCPLCKEVMKDAVLTSKCCFTSFCDKCIRDYIISKSMCICGATSILADDLLPNKTLRDTINRILESNNSSAEHGGSALQVQDMESARNLPPKIPSPSQSAASRGELLPPPPPHKEETSSKVQEIAEEGKNGSAPQQMVERGRISKVADVSEATHESVSVKEPASQGSAPLADEEVQQKHVAAEAAKKKKKKKARLPLNPAAAEMQWRAAQDHLAAENYMMSMGPSAYNPYWTGMQPGLDGFAAPYHGAMPYNPYGFGPLDVPFVPPVLPQDPFGGQGFMLPFGPPMQRDLAAEFGMGFNAGPPIMSREEFEARKADLKRKREIEIRGEREFPKDREHAREVGSGADGPPVKSKSKAIPPQSSSGRPRRPERPSPDLDHHRRPERPSPDLDHHRRPERPSPELDHRRRPERPSPDLDYHRRPERPSPDRRSRDPELPRPLSKRKYEDYDDHHHEDRHRRDHHEDRHHREYAHRSSSSHHRSESSASVKPSSTGPSEPPVVAPLKSMDKKKASVFSRISFPAEDAPAASKKRKVSSSSEVPVSSSASHRGTTSNGYHEEYKAATGSRKSAAASMDYESSDDDRHFKRRPSRLR
- the LOC107761502 gene encoding E3 ubiquitin ligase PARAQUAT TOLERANCE 3 isoform X5, with protein sequence MPIVTAPVAEPDEPQVEYQSEEAQTVKSSYLGGVSSATKYPEDLDWDEFGNDLYAIPEAMPVQSSNQVQDAPPPSKADEESKIKALIDTPALDWQSQPSDGFGAGRGYGRGPGGRMMGGRGGRGFGWGGLERKTPPPGYVCHRCKVPGHFIQHCPTNGDPNYDIKKVKPPTGIPKSMLMATPDGSYALPSGAVAVLKPNEAAFDREVEGMPSIRSVGDLPPELHCPLCKEVMKDAVLTSKCCFTSFCDKCIRDYIISKSMCICGATSILADDLLPNKTLRDTINRILESNNSSAEHGGSALQVQDMESARNLPPKIPSPSQSAASRGELLPPPPPHKEETSSKVQEIAEEGKNGSAPQQMVERGRISKVADVSEATHESVSVKEPASQGSAPLADEEVQQKHVAAEAAKKKKKKKARLPLNPAAAEMQWRAAQDHLAAENYMMSMGPSAYNPYWTGMQPGLDGFAAPYHGAMPYNPYGFGPLDVPFVPPVLPQDPFGGQGFMLPFGPPMQRDLAAEFGMGFNAGPPIMSREEFEARKADLKRKREIEIRGESREFPKDREHAREVGSGADGPPVKSKSKAIPPQSSSGRPRRPERPSPDLDHHRRPERPSPDLDHHRRPERPSPELDHRRRPERPSPDLDYHRRPERPSPDRRSRDPELPRPLSKRKYEDYDDHHHEDRHRRDHHEDRHHREYAHRSSSSHHRSESSASVKPSSTGPSEPPVVAPLKSMDKKKASVFSRISFPAEDAPAASKKRKVSSSSEVPVSSSASHRGTTSNGYHEEYKAATGSRKSAAASMDYESSDDDRHFKRRPSRYEPSPPPASVQWEEEKQEGPPPRHSKGSRERGLR
- the LOC107761502 gene encoding E3 ubiquitin ligase PARAQUAT TOLERANCE 3 isoform X3; this translates as MAVYFKFKSAKDYDSIAIDGHFITVGNLKEKIFESKHLGRGTDFDLVVTNAQTNEEYLDEDTLIPKNTSVLIRRVPGRPRMPIVTAPVAEPDEPQVEYQSEEAQTVKSSYLGGVSSATKYPEDLDWDEFGNDLYAIPEAMPVQSSNQVQDAPPPSKADEESKIKALIDTPALDWQSQPSDGFGAGRGYGRGPGGRMMGGRGGRGFGWGGLERKTPPPGYVCHRCKVPGHFIQHCPTNGDPNYDIKKVKPPTGIPKSMLMATPDGSYALPSGAVAVLKPNEAAFDREVEGMPSIRSVGDLPPELHCPLCKEVMKDAVLTSKCCFTSFCDKCIRDYIISKSMCICGATSILADDLLPNKTLRDTINRILESNNSSAEHGGSALQVQDMESARNLPPKIPSPSQSAASRGELLPPPPPHKEETSSKVQEIAEEGKNGSAPQQMVERGRISKVADVSEATHESVSVKEPASQGSAPLADEEVQQKHVAAEAAKKKKKKKARLPLNPAAAEMQWRAAQDHLAAENYMMSMGPSAYNPYWTGMQPGLDGFAAPYHGAMPYNPYGFGPLDVPFVPPVLPQDPFGGQGFMLPFGPPMQRDLAAEFGMGFNAGPPIMSREEFEARKADLKRKREIEIRGESREFPKDREHAREVGSGADGPPVKSKSKAIPPQSSSGRPRRPERPSPDLDHHRRPERPSPDLDHHRRPERPSPELDHRRRPERPSPDLDYHRRPERPSPDRRSRDPELPRPLSKRKYEDYDDHHHEDRHRRDHHEDRHHREYAHRSSSSHHRSESSASVKPSSTGPSEPPVVAPLKSMDKKKASVFSRISFPAEDAPAASKKRKVSSSSEVPVSSSASHRGTTSNGYHEEYKAATGSRKSAAASMDYESSDDDRHFKRRPSRLR